In the genome of Gloeotrichia echinulata CP02, one region contains:
- a CDS encoding glycosyltransferase family 4 protein produces MKIMVLMPLAEQKGGGEMMFLDLMQQGRKKGIEWLAIFLEDGPMVEQVRSLGIDTRVIESGRLREVHRLITAVLRLAITARSEGVDMIVNWMWITHLYGGLAAAIAGLPSMWYQLEVPNDQPWLVRLATLLPARAIVTLSKDGQNAQAQIWPHRPTPLVYPGVALDRFDPAILPNQREARLKLGLPVDGPLIGIVGRLQRWKGMHVLVAAMPQILQKYPDAHCVIVGGKHDLEADYEDFLKAQIAASGLSDRILMVGLQRNIPEWVQAMDIFIHASDKEPFGIVIIEAMALGKPVIAGDAGGPTEIITDGINGLLTPYGDADALAIAILSYLDHPEFSLTVGVAARQRSLDFSTQSYAQNFINTIRAALTNFPQTLLLNDYQGID; encoded by the coding sequence ATGCAACAGGGACGTAAAAAAGGTATTGAATGGTTAGCAATATTTTTGGAAGACGGCCCAATGGTAGAGCAGGTAAGGTCGCTGGGTATTGATACGCGAGTGATTGAAAGTGGTCGTCTGCGTGAAGTTCACCGTTTGATTACTGCTGTTTTGCGCCTAGCTATAACAGCTAGAAGCGAGGGGGTAGATATGATCGTCAATTGGATGTGGATCACCCATTTATATGGAGGATTAGCAGCGGCGATCGCAGGTTTACCTTCAATGTGGTATCAGCTGGAAGTACCTAATGATCAGCCTTGGTTGGTAAGACTTGCCACTTTATTACCAGCCCGTGCCATAGTTACACTATCAAAAGATGGTCAGAACGCACAGGCACAGATTTGGCCTCATAGACCAACGCCTTTGGTGTATCCTGGTGTAGCTTTAGACAGATTTGATCCAGCAATATTACCAAATCAAAGAGAAGCACGTTTGAAATTGGGCTTACCTGTAGATGGGCCTTTAATTGGCATTGTGGGACGTTTACAAAGATGGAAGGGAATGCATGTTTTAGTAGCAGCAATGCCGCAAATTTTGCAAAAATATCCTGATGCTCACTGTGTGATAGTTGGCGGTAAGCATGATTTAGAAGCTGATTATGAGGACTTTTTAAAAGCACAAATAGCAGCTTCAGGACTGAGCGATCGCATTTTAATGGTTGGGCTACAGCGCAACATTCCCGAATGGGTCCAGGCGATGGATATATTTATCCACGCCTCAGATAAAGAACCATTTGGGATTGTCATTATCGAGGCCATGGCCCTAGGTAAACCGGTGATTGCTGGCGATGCTGGCGGACCGACGGAAATCATTACAGATGGTATTAATGGACTGCTGACACCTTACGGTGATGCTGATGCATTAGCGATCGCCATTCTGAGCTATCTCGATCATCCAGAATTTTCGCTTACAGTCGGGGTAGCAGCACGACAACGTTCCCTCGATTTCTCTACCCAAAGTTACGCCCAAAACTTTATTAATACCATTCGCGCTGCGTTAACAAACTTTCCTCAAACGCTGTTGCTAAACGATTATCAGGGAATAGATTAA